The Xanthocytophaga agilis genome window below encodes:
- a CDS encoding nuclear transport factor 2 family protein, with translation MKTLVILLFYSLLSYTGLFIAQAQNTQNGLSPLELVNQQIEGWNTHNATLFAMPYSDTTQLFIFPQKSLKAFRSIKELQQYYADFFTKNPVVQCQIKGQIVLGNTVVLNEYITGRADGKILESIVTYKISNGKIVSVYFDRKEVR, from the coding sequence ATGAAAACATTAGTCATACTACTTTTTTATAGTTTGCTCTCCTATACAGGGCTTTTTATAGCTCAAGCTCAGAATACTCAAAACGGTCTCAGTCCCCTGGAACTAGTTAACCAGCAGATTGAAGGCTGGAATACTCACAATGCTACTTTATTTGCCATGCCCTATTCCGATACTACCCAGTTGTTTATTTTTCCACAAAAGTCACTGAAAGCGTTCCGATCTATTAAAGAATTACAACAATATTATGCAGATTTCTTTACCAAAAACCCTGTTGTACAGTGTCAGATAAAGGGGCAGATTGTATTAGGAAATACAGTTGTCCTGAACGAATATATTACGGGCAGAGCTGATGGAAAAATTCTGGAGTCTATTGTTACCTATAAAATCAGTAATGGTAAAATTGTATCAGTCTATTTTGACAGAAAAGAAGTTAGATAA
- a CDS encoding malectin domain-containing carbohydrate-binding protein produces MQTLTPFPKRFFHLFDFTNLPAKCWLWMVAFLLTLSCLAQPTPEQISKIVASNGSTMDFFGYRMALYGNTLVFGTLGRYNEYGAAYIFTFTNGSWQQTAKLTSTDQQAGDFFGDAVATNGATIVIGAKNHTINGSIYQGAAYVFSLVNGVWQQSAKLTSTDSDMLDNFGSAVTMSDSTLMIGAPQAAGNGRYEHGAVYVFTQDNGSWLQTAKITIDPQEAEEYNQNYGMYFGRVIAIDGNRCVIGKIGAVYVFTFMNGNWQQTGKLISDGESDVFGYFGYFTDISGNNIIVSEHVATVNGHEYQGAVYLFMLENGIWQQKNKFTDNTVQNFGNSVAIDGNTGIATIVGAAYIFNLSNNTWRQTAILRGSPYDGFGSSTIIEDSVLVIGAAGTEVNGNPGQGVAYWYKVKNFTLDAPDPLSVTLSQTLTKADTAVLHLSWQDPGDETGYILESVVGTFDNGNEVTRDTLPADLTHTTFRAARLLDSSLRSFRLYAFTTQGISSYTSSVSVQVPPPIPFRLNAGARKIVHSGGYTFAPDQFFSEYSDRRYFQKAEIAGTVNDLVYQAFRSGEMFNYNIPVINGQYIVTLNFAELYFSSPGQRVFSVNIEGGVSELVNFDVFVAAGGANKALARHFPITVTDGFLTVEFTSQISKAMIAAIQLTSISSARTNTQTLLSKRTEISNLPIYPNPVRDWLTIPINPESEQVTVKVINQLGMNVYEQLYQPADKTILLSLGHLPAGPYVILLQDKTGTMHATPVIKQ; encoded by the coding sequence ATGCAGACCCTTACTCCTTTTCCCAAAAGATTTTTTCACCTGTTCGATTTTACTAATCTGCCAGCAAAGTGCTGGTTATGGATGGTGGCCTTCCTTCTTACACTATCTTGTCTAGCCCAACCTACCCCTGAACAAATTAGTAAGATTGTAGCTAGTAATGGTTCCACAATGGATTTCTTTGGTTACCGGATGGCCTTGTATGGAAACACATTGGTGTTTGGAACCCTGGGCAGGTATAATGAGTATGGAGCTGCTTACATATTTACATTCACCAATGGTAGCTGGCAACAAACTGCTAAACTGACCTCGACAGACCAGCAAGCTGGTGATTTTTTTGGGGATGCTGTAGCTACTAACGGCGCTACAATTGTGATAGGAGCAAAGAATCACACGATAAACGGGAGTATTTACCAGGGAGCAGCGTATGTTTTTTCATTGGTGAATGGTGTCTGGCAGCAGTCAGCCAAGCTTACTTCTACGGATAGTGATATGCTTGATAATTTTGGTTCTGCAGTGACTATGTCTGACAGTACGCTTATGATTGGCGCTCCACAGGCTGCTGGAAACGGACGCTATGAGCATGGTGCAGTGTATGTATTTACACAAGACAATGGTAGTTGGTTGCAAACCGCAAAAATTACAATTGACCCACAGGAAGCAGAGGAATACAATCAAAATTATGGAATGTATTTTGGACGTGTAATAGCCATTGATGGTAATAGGTGTGTGATAGGAAAAATAGGAGCTGTTTATGTATTTACATTCATGAATGGCAACTGGCAACAAACAGGTAAATTGATTAGTGATGGCGAAAGTGATGTATTTGGCTATTTTGGTTATTTTACAGACATATCTGGAAACAATATCATTGTAAGTGAACATGTAGCCACAGTGAATGGACACGAATATCAGGGAGCCGTTTACCTATTTATGTTAGAAAATGGCATTTGGCAACAAAAGAATAAGTTTACAGATAATACTGTACAAAATTTTGGAAATTCGGTAGCAATAGATGGAAATACAGGGATTGCAACCATTGTTGGAGCTGCTTACATTTTTAACCTGAGTAATAATACCTGGCGTCAGACAGCCATACTTCGTGGATCTCCTTATGATGGATTTGGCTCTTCTACAATCATTGAAGACAGTGTTCTTGTAATTGGCGCTGCAGGAACTGAGGTAAATGGAAATCCTGGTCAGGGAGTTGCCTATTGGTATAAGGTAAAGAACTTTACACTGGACGCCCCAGATCCGTTATCAGTAACTTTAAGTCAAACATTAACGAAAGCAGATACAGCCGTTCTTCATTTGTCCTGGCAAGATCCCGGAGATGAGACAGGCTATATACTTGAGTCTGTTGTCGGTACTTTTGATAACGGAAATGAAGTAACCCGAGATACCCTGCCTGCTGACCTTACACACACTACCTTTCGGGCAGCGCGTTTACTGGATAGTTCATTGCGGTCTTTCCGTTTGTATGCATTTACTACACAAGGCATTTCGTCATATACCAGTTCAGTTTCCGTACAGGTGCCTCCACCTATCCCATTCCGTCTCAATGCAGGAGCACGCAAAATTGTGCACTCAGGTGGATACACATTCGCTCCAGATCAGTTTTTCAGCGAATATTCAGATCGACGCTACTTCCAGAAAGCAGAGATAGCAGGCACAGTTAATGACTTGGTCTATCAGGCCTTTCGTAGTGGTGAAATGTTCAACTACAACATTCCTGTCATCAATGGTCAGTATATAGTTACACTTAACTTTGCTGAATTGTATTTCAGTTCTCCCGGTCAACGGGTGTTTTCTGTTAATATTGAAGGTGGTGTTAGTGAACTGGTTAACTTTGATGTATTTGTAGCCGCAGGAGGAGCCAATAAGGCACTAGCCCGTCATTTTCCAATAACCGTTACTGATGGATTTCTCACTGTTGAGTTTACCAGTCAGATAAGTAAAGCTATGATTGCAGCCATACAGCTTACGTCCATTTCCTCTGCCCGAACAAATACACAAACTTTACTCAGTAAAAGAACAGAAATCTCCAACTTACCCATTTATCCTAATCCAGTCAGAGACTGGCTTACAATACCTATAAATCCAGAATCGGAACAGGTAACTGTAAAAGTTATTAATCAGTTAGGTATGAATGTATATGAGCAACTATACCAACCAGCAGATAAAACAATTCTACTATCATTGGGACACCTACCTGCAGGACCTTATGTTATACTACTTCAGGATAAAACAGGAACAATGCATGCTACTCCTGTAATTAAGCAATAA
- a CDS encoding N-acetyltransferase, whose protein sequence is MNNNKIEIRPEEPEDWDAIDQLTQAAFADELHSSHTEHFIIRALREARQLTISLVALEAGQVVGHVAVSPVSISSGEMGWYGLGPVSVETTRQRQGIGSSLVNMALTKLQQLGAAGCVVLGEPAYYGLFGFKADPELVLPDIPPEYFQAIALKGDVPCGIVRYHQAFEATG, encoded by the coding sequence ATGAATAACAACAAAATAGAAATTCGTCCGGAAGAACCTGAGGACTGGGACGCAATAGATCAATTAACACAAGCTGCGTTTGCTGATGAACTGCATTCGTCGCATACGGAACACTTTATCATTCGGGCTTTGCGAGAAGCCAGGCAACTGACGATATCATTGGTGGCATTAGAGGCAGGGCAAGTAGTAGGTCATGTAGCTGTTTCACCTGTGTCTATTTCTTCAGGAGAGATGGGTTGGTATGGATTAGGGCCTGTTTCTGTAGAAACTACCCGGCAGCGTCAGGGTATTGGTTCAAGTTTGGTAAATATGGCATTAACTAAATTGCAGCAGTTAGGCGCTGCTGGATGTGTTGTACTAGGTGAACCTGCGTATTATGGGCTTTTTGGGTTTAAAGCGGATCCTGAATTAGTACTGCCTGACATACCACCAGAATATTTTCAGGCTATTGCCCTCAAAGGGGATGTCCCCTGCGGTATAGTGCGCTATCATCAGGCGTTTGAGGCAACTGGCTGA
- a CDS encoding AraC family transcriptional regulator: MKTEQPVQPFEVLVFEVDDWENPPHKHNFFELLCIQAGSVLQRINEHSREYPKGQLFLLTPQDSHSLYVKGHSKFCFVRFNELFFHEQKNPAEQLLLKEWLQKLEFIFHNHNQYGGPLVKDDNDSMMVCALMSNMLNEYTRKSPYYQDNLRNTLLIILNIIVRNVENEVSAEVITKPSAVIFNKMVNYIHANIHNPTLLTREHLAEQFAISPTYIGEYFKKHTGESIHQHIIQYKLKLVQTRLEFSDLTVSEIAYELAFTDESHLSKLFKKYVGVSPRDYRLQKKAEPEGINL, encoded by the coding sequence ATGAAAACAGAACAGCCTGTCCAGCCTTTCGAGGTACTTGTTTTTGAAGTAGATGATTGGGAGAACCCTCCACACAAGCATAATTTCTTTGAATTACTCTGTATTCAGGCAGGTTCTGTTCTGCAACGGATCAATGAACATAGCCGCGAATATCCAAAGGGCCAGCTGTTCCTGCTTACTCCTCAGGATAGTCATTCGTTGTATGTAAAAGGACATTCCAAATTCTGCTTTGTACGGTTTAACGAATTGTTTTTTCATGAGCAGAAAAATCCAGCTGAGCAATTGCTTCTAAAGGAATGGCTTCAGAAGCTGGAATTTATCTTTCACAACCATAACCAATATGGAGGACCTCTGGTGAAAGATGATAACGATAGTATGATGGTGTGTGCATTGATGAGCAATATGCTCAATGAATATACCCGAAAGAGCCCTTACTATCAGGACAACCTGAGGAATACATTACTGATTATACTGAATATTATAGTCAGGAATGTAGAAAATGAAGTTTCAGCAGAGGTGATTACCAAGCCTTCGGCAGTTATATTTAATAAGATGGTCAATTATATCCATGCCAATATTCATAATCCTACACTGTTGACCCGTGAACATCTGGCCGAACAGTTTGCTATTTCACCAACCTATATCGGAGAGTATTTTAAAAAGCACACAGGTGAAAGCATTCACCAGCACATTATTCAGTATAAACTCAAACTGGTACAAACGCGATTGGAATTCAGTGACCTCACTGTATCCGAGATTGCCTACGAACTGGCATTTACAGATGAAAGCCATTTGAGTAAATTGTTCAAAAAATATGTAGGCGTTAGTCCAAGAGACTACCGGCTTCAGAAGAAAGCAGAGCCTGAGGGTATAAATCTATAG
- a CDS encoding Crp/Fnr family transcriptional regulator, translated as MDIDAILDKIYQIPEKSKKALKESVGSVSYPKGYILLKADKVESNIYFIQKGIARAYASLENTEITFWFGKEGDTVISMKSYVEDQKGYENIELLEKSDLYELNTQRLRHLFDEDIHIANWGRKFAEQELVKTEERLISRQFRTALERYKELMKHSPDLLQRVQLGHIASYLGITQVTLSRIRAELR; from the coding sequence ATGGATATAGACGCAATTCTGGATAAAATCTATCAAATACCCGAAAAGTCAAAGAAGGCTTTAAAAGAAAGCGTTGGCAGTGTGAGCTATCCCAAAGGATATATTTTATTAAAAGCAGATAAGGTTGAGTCGAATATCTATTTTATACAGAAAGGTATTGCCAGGGCTTATGCCAGTTTGGAAAATACGGAGATAACGTTCTGGTTTGGAAAGGAAGGAGATACGGTTATTTCCATGAAAAGTTATGTAGAGGATCAGAAAGGATATGAAAATATAGAACTGCTGGAAAAATCCGATTTGTATGAACTCAATACACAACGACTGAGGCACCTGTTTGATGAAGACATCCATATTGCCAATTGGGGAAGAAAGTTTGCCGAACAGGAATTGGTTAAGACAGAGGAAAGGCTCATCTCCAGACAGTTTAGAACGGCTCTGGAGCGGTATAAAGAATTGATGAAACACAGTCCTGATTTATTGCAGAGAGTACAGTTAGGGCATATCGCTTCGTATCTGGGAATCACGCAGGTTACATTAAGCAGAATTCGGGCAGAGCTTAGATGA
- a CDS encoding multidrug efflux SMR transporter translates to MNWIILIVAGMFEVVFASCLGKVKETEGAEMYYWFGGFLLSMVISLGLLMKAIQTLPIGTAYAVWTGIGAVGTVLVGIIVFKDPANFWRLFFICTLIGSVIGLKYVSH, encoded by the coding sequence ATGAATTGGATTATATTGATTGTTGCAGGTATGTTTGAAGTGGTATTTGCTTCCTGTTTGGGGAAAGTGAAGGAGACAGAGGGAGCTGAGATGTATTACTGGTTTGGAGGTTTTCTGTTATCCATGGTGATTAGTCTGGGCTTACTGATGAAAGCAATACAAACCTTGCCCATCGGTACTGCGTATGCTGTATGGACAGGGATTGGAGCTGTGGGTACTGTGCTGGTTGGAATCATTGTCTTTAAAGATCCTGCAAACTTTTGGCGATTATTTTTTATTTGTACGCTGATTGGTTCTGTGATAGGACTGAAATATGTATCTCATTGA
- a CDS encoding DUF2652 domain-containing protein produces the protein MTIQTLPLTQSTFYSDSPELSVVRDGLILIPDISGYSEFVSQTDIRLGQSIVYRLLSAIIQANELDMKIAEVEGDAVLFYRYGPPPSVSMILKQFEQMRNAFNEVLSHLEIEHTALSLKMIAHYGTISEFKIGGFVKLYGESVVVAHRLLKNHIESHSYVVITDELTQAATLPAIQTDTLVELSANSITESKLCEVYGNLREVCFSYFNYEL, from the coding sequence ATGACAATACAAACTTTACCCCTTACACAAAGTACATTTTATTCAGATAGTCCGGAATTGTCGGTTGTACGAGATGGGCTTATCCTAATCCCTGATATAAGTGGCTATTCTGAATTTGTGTCCCAAACAGATATCCGATTAGGACAGTCGATTGTATATCGTTTGCTTTCTGCTATTATTCAGGCTAATGAACTGGATATGAAAATAGCAGAAGTAGAAGGGGATGCTGTCCTTTTCTATAGGTATGGACCGCCTCCTTCTGTCTCTATGATTCTGAAGCAGTTTGAACAAATGCGCAATGCATTTAATGAGGTGTTGTCTCATCTGGAGATAGAACATACAGCTCTTTCCTTAAAGATGATAGCCCATTATGGCACGATCAGTGAATTTAAAATTGGAGGATTCGTAAAACTATATGGCGAGTCTGTCGTTGTTGCCCATCGACTGCTTAAAAACCATATAGAAAGCCATAGTTATGTCGTGATTACAGACGAACTTACACAGGCTGCTACCTTGCCTGCAATACAGACAGACACATTGGTAGAGTTGTCTGCCAATAGTATTACAGAAAGTAAATTATGTGAAGTATATGGCAACCTGAGGGAAGTTTGCTTTTCGTACTTTAATTATGAACTGTAA
- a CDS encoding GNAT family N-acetyltransferase produces MKILFETERLQLREMCEEDWTNVFQMNTSPEVMRLIGDGKIKTEIEERTGFTRILQNYHTGTGLGIWAVVKRNNNLFIGAAGITPLAETNEFQIGYRLQEHYWGQGYATEIAKGLVEYSFLQLHLDRIAATTNRNNYASIRVLEKAGFRLEKTIMSANWPMNYFVLTKH; encoded by the coding sequence ATGAAAATACTGTTTGAAACGGAAAGACTACAACTAAGAGAGATGTGTGAAGAAGACTGGACAAATGTATTTCAGATGAATACGAGTCCCGAAGTAATGCGGCTGATAGGTGACGGAAAAATAAAAACAGAGATAGAAGAAAGAACAGGCTTTACCAGAATCCTGCAAAACTACCATACGGGAACAGGCTTGGGTATCTGGGCTGTTGTAAAACGTAACAACAATCTTTTTATAGGCGCTGCTGGCATTACACCTTTGGCAGAAACAAATGAATTCCAGATAGGCTATCGGCTACAAGAACACTACTGGGGACAAGGTTATGCTACTGAAATAGCAAAAGGGCTGGTAGAGTACAGCTTCTTACAATTGCATCTTGACCGGATTGCAGCGACAACCAATCGGAATAACTATGCATCTATACGTGTACTGGAAAAGGCAGGTTTTCGTCTGGAAAAAACAATTATGTCAGCAAACTGGCCGATGAATTACTTTGTTCTTACTAAGCATTGA
- a CDS encoding DUF3667 domain-containing protein, with translation MPVCKNCTHTFNGLFCDQCGQQENNGRFTGKELAGDFIAQVFTFELPLLHTIQQLLTRPGRFCAEYIRGKRKPYTSPIQYFLIMAGLHLLVRVLTKFDPIANQYKAMGTKPPTDKAIQRGESVGHFISENLNNFFFILVFIFAFFSWLFFRKSKFTYTENVVFAFYIAGTYTIFPTIAIFLSYIHPSLYYCLYLFTIVYLSWSLVDFHQPVNRLLGTLKGVITSVLSYIVYILFASTVGMMYFHWIR, from the coding sequence ATGCCTGTCTGTAAGAACTGTACCCATACATTTAATGGATTGTTTTGTGACCAATGTGGTCAGCAGGAAAACAATGGTCGTTTTACCGGAAAGGAATTAGCAGGAGACTTTATTGCACAGGTATTTACATTTGAACTGCCTTTACTTCACACCATACAGCAGTTGCTAACCCGGCCTGGACGGTTTTGTGCAGAATATATACGAGGAAAACGTAAGCCCTATACCTCGCCTATCCAGTATTTTCTGATTATGGCTGGCTTGCATTTGCTGGTTCGGGTACTCACTAAATTTGATCCTATTGCCAACCAGTACAAGGCTATGGGCACCAAACCACCTACAGATAAAGCAATCCAAAGAGGAGAATCTGTTGGACACTTTATTTCAGAAAATCTAAACAACTTCTTCTTTATCCTGGTATTTATTTTTGCTTTCTTTTCCTGGCTCTTCTTTCGAAAGTCTAAGTTTACTTATACTGAAAATGTTGTCTTTGCCTTTTATATAGCAGGTACCTATACAATTTTTCCTACTATAGCCATATTTCTAAGTTATATTCACCCTTCCCTTTATTACTGTCTGTATCTATTTACAATCGTCTATCTATCCTGGTCACTTGTCGATTTTCATCAGCCTGTGAATCGTTTATTGGGTACTCTGAAAGGAGTTATTACCTCTGTGTTGAGTTATATTGTCTATATCCTTTTTGCCAGTACCGTTGGTATGATGTATTTCCACTGGATTCGTTAA